In Eschrichtius robustus isolate mEscRob2 chromosome 2, mEscRob2.pri, whole genome shotgun sequence, a single window of DNA contains:
- the GRPEL2 gene encoding grpE protein homolog 2, mitochondrial produces MAVRFLWAVRRRMQPLLASSGASDGRGWLHPFSTATQRTAGEDCNSEDPPDELGPSLAERALKLKAVKLEKEVQDLTVRYQRAIADGENIRRRTQRCVEDAKIFGIQSFCKDLVEVADILEKTTECISEETEPGDQKLTLEKIFRGLSLLETKLKSVFAKHGLEKMTPIGDRYDPHEHELICHVPAGVGVQPGTVALVRQDGYKLHGRTIRLAQVEVAVESQRRL; encoded by the exons GCGTCAGATGGCAG GGGATGGCTGCATCCTTTCAGCACTGCCACCCAGAGAACCGCTGGTGAAGACTGCAATTCTGAGGACCCTCCTGATGAACTTGGGCCCTCTCTTGCAGAACGAGCCTTAAAGCTAAAAGCTGTTAAACTGGAGAAGGAAGTCCAGGATTTAACA GTGAGATACCAGAGAGCTATAGCTGATGGTGAAAATATAAGAAGGCGAACCCAGAGATGTGTAGAAGATGCCAAGATATTTG GAATTCAGAGTTTCTGTAAGGATTTGGTGGAGGTGGCAGACATTTTGGAGAAGACTACAGAGTGTATTTCTGAAGAAACAGAGCCTGGGGACCAGAAGCTCACTCTGGAGAAGATCTTCCGAGGCTTGTCACTTTTAGAAACAAAGCTGAAAAGCGTGTTTGCCAAACATGGCCTGGAGAAGATGACACCCATTGGTGACAGATATGACCCTCATGAGCATGAACTCATCTGTCATGTGCCAGCTGGTGTTGGGGTGCAGCCTGGCACTGTGGCATTAGTAAGGCAGGATGGCTACAAGCTTCATGGCCGCACCATTAGACTCGCCCAGGTGGAAGTGGCAGTGGAGTCTCAGAGAAGGCTATGA
- the PCYOX1L gene encoding prenylcysteine oxidase-like isoform X1 produces the protein MARAARLFAALAALLAAAATGDARPSKIAVVGAGIGGSAVAHFLQQHFGPRVQIDVFEKGTVGGRLATISVNKQHYESGAASFHSLSLHMQGFVKQLGLRHRREVGGRSAIFNGEDFVLEETDWYLLNLFRLWWHYGISFLRLQMWVEEVMEKFMRIYKYQAHGYAFSGVEELLYSLGESAFVNMTQRSVAESLLQVGVTQRFIDDVVSAVLRASYGQSAAMPAFAGAMSLAGAQGSLWSVEGGNKLVCSGLLKLTKANVIHATVTTVTLQQTEGKPLYHVKYENEVGTGSDYYDIVVIATPLHLDNSSTITFEGFDPPIDVVQGSFQPTVVSLVHGYLNSSYFGFPDPKLFPFASILTTDFPSFFCALHNMCPVNVSASFRRKQPQEAAVWRVQSPQPLLRSQLKTLFRSYYSVQTAEWQAHPVHGPHSPLPRFVLHDQLFHLNALEWAASSVEVTAVAAKNVALLAFNRWYQDLDKIDQKDLMHKVKTEL, from the exons ATGGCCCGCGCTGCCCGGCTCTTCGCCGCGCTGGCCGCCCTCCTCGCCGCCGCCGCTACAGGCGATGCCCGGCCCAGCAAAATCG CCGTGGTTGGAGCCGGAATTGGGGGCTCTGCCGTGGCCCATTTCCTCCAACAGCACTTCGGTCCCCGGGTGCAGATCGACGTGTTTGAGAAGGGGACCGTGGGCGGCCGCCTGGCCACCATCTCGGTCAACAAGCAGCACTACGAGAGTGGCGCCGCCTCCTTCCACTCCCTGAGCCTCCACATGCAGGGCTTCGTCAAGCAGCTGG GGCTGCGGCACCGGCGCGAAGTGGGAGGGAGGAGCGCCATCTTCAACGGAGAGGACTTTGTGCTGGAGGAGACTGACTGGTACCTGCTGAACCTCTTCCGCCTCTGGTGGCACTACGGCATCAGCTTCCTGAGACTGCAGATGTGGGTGGAGGAGGTCATGGAGAAGTTCATGAG GATCTATAAGTACCAGGCTCACGGTTATGCCTTCTCCGGTGTGGAGGAACTGCTGTACTCGCTGGGGGAATCCGCCTTTGTTAACATGACCCAGCGCTCCGTGGCTGAGTCCCTGCTCCAGGTGGGCGTCACACAGCGCTTTATCGATGATGTCGTCTCCGCTGTCCTGCGGGCCAGCTACGGCCAGTCAGCAGCGATGCCCGCCTTTGCCG GAGCCATGTCGCTAGCTGGGGCCCAAGGCAGCCTGTGGTCTGTGGAGGGAGGCAACAAGCTGGTTTGTTCCGGTCTGCTGAAGCTCACCAAGGCCAACGTGATCCACGCCACGGTCACCACTGTGACCCTGCAGCAAACAG AGGGGAAACCCTTGTACCATGTCAAGTATGAGAATGAGGTGGGCACAGGCTCTGACTACTACGACATAGTGGTCATCGCCACCCCCCTGCACCTGGACAACAGCAGTACCATCACCTTTGAAGGCTTCGACCCGCCCATCGATGTCGTCCAGGGCTCCTTCCAGCCCACCGTCGTCTCCTTGGTCCATGGCTACCTCAACTCTTCCTACTTCGGCTTCCCCGACCCTAAGCTTTTCCCCTTTGCCAGCATCCTCACCACAGACTTCCCCAGCTTCTTCTGCGCCCTGCACAACATGTGTCCCGTCAACGTCTCGGCCAGCTTCCGGCGGAAGCAGCCTCAGGAGGCCGCCGTCTGGCGAGTCCagtccccccagcccctccttcgCTCCCAGCTGAAGACCCTCTTTCGCTCCTACTACTCAGTGCAGACAGCCGAGTGGCAGGCCCACCCCGTCCACGGCCCCCACAGCCCCCTCCCGCGGTTCGTGCTGCACGACCAGCTCTTCCACCTCAACGCCCTGGAGTGGGCGGCCAGCTCCGTGGAGGTGACGGCAGTGGCTGCCAAGAACGTGGCCCTGCTGGCTTTCAACCGCTGGTACCAGGACCTAGACAAGATTGACCAAAAGGATTTGATGCACAAGGTAAAGACTGAACTGTGA
- the PCYOX1L gene encoding prenylcysteine oxidase-like isoform X2, which produces MARAARLFAALAALLAAAATGDARPSKIGLRHRREVGGRSAIFNGEDFVLEETDWYLLNLFRLWWHYGISFLRLQMWVEEVMEKFMRIYKYQAHGYAFSGVEELLYSLGESAFVNMTQRSVAESLLQVGVTQRFIDDVVSAVLRASYGQSAAMPAFAGAMSLAGAQGSLWSVEGGNKLVCSGLLKLTKANVIHATVTTVTLQQTEGKPLYHVKYENEVGTGSDYYDIVVIATPLHLDNSSTITFEGFDPPIDVVQGSFQPTVVSLVHGYLNSSYFGFPDPKLFPFASILTTDFPSFFCALHNMCPVNVSASFRRKQPQEAAVWRVQSPQPLLRSQLKTLFRSYYSVQTAEWQAHPVHGPHSPLPRFVLHDQLFHLNALEWAASSVEVTAVAAKNVALLAFNRWYQDLDKIDQKDLMHKVKTEL; this is translated from the exons ATGGCCCGCGCTGCCCGGCTCTTCGCCGCGCTGGCCGCCCTCCTCGCCGCCGCCGCTACAGGCGATGCCCGGCCCAGCAAAATCG GGCTGCGGCACCGGCGCGAAGTGGGAGGGAGGAGCGCCATCTTCAACGGAGAGGACTTTGTGCTGGAGGAGACTGACTGGTACCTGCTGAACCTCTTCCGCCTCTGGTGGCACTACGGCATCAGCTTCCTGAGACTGCAGATGTGGGTGGAGGAGGTCATGGAGAAGTTCATGAG GATCTATAAGTACCAGGCTCACGGTTATGCCTTCTCCGGTGTGGAGGAACTGCTGTACTCGCTGGGGGAATCCGCCTTTGTTAACATGACCCAGCGCTCCGTGGCTGAGTCCCTGCTCCAGGTGGGCGTCACACAGCGCTTTATCGATGATGTCGTCTCCGCTGTCCTGCGGGCCAGCTACGGCCAGTCAGCAGCGATGCCCGCCTTTGCCG GAGCCATGTCGCTAGCTGGGGCCCAAGGCAGCCTGTGGTCTGTGGAGGGAGGCAACAAGCTGGTTTGTTCCGGTCTGCTGAAGCTCACCAAGGCCAACGTGATCCACGCCACGGTCACCACTGTGACCCTGCAGCAAACAG AGGGGAAACCCTTGTACCATGTCAAGTATGAGAATGAGGTGGGCACAGGCTCTGACTACTACGACATAGTGGTCATCGCCACCCCCCTGCACCTGGACAACAGCAGTACCATCACCTTTGAAGGCTTCGACCCGCCCATCGATGTCGTCCAGGGCTCCTTCCAGCCCACCGTCGTCTCCTTGGTCCATGGCTACCTCAACTCTTCCTACTTCGGCTTCCCCGACCCTAAGCTTTTCCCCTTTGCCAGCATCCTCACCACAGACTTCCCCAGCTTCTTCTGCGCCCTGCACAACATGTGTCCCGTCAACGTCTCGGCCAGCTTCCGGCGGAAGCAGCCTCAGGAGGCCGCCGTCTGGCGAGTCCagtccccccagcccctccttcgCTCCCAGCTGAAGACCCTCTTTCGCTCCTACTACTCAGTGCAGACAGCCGAGTGGCAGGCCCACCCCGTCCACGGCCCCCACAGCCCCCTCCCGCGGTTCGTGCTGCACGACCAGCTCTTCCACCTCAACGCCCTGGAGTGGGCGGCCAGCTCCGTGGAGGTGACGGCAGTGGCTGCCAAGAACGTGGCCCTGCTGGCTTTCAACCGCTGGTACCAGGACCTAGACAAGATTGACCAAAAGGATTTGATGCACAAGGTAAAGACTGAACTGTGA
- the IL17B gene encoding interleukin-17B produces the protein MDWPHNLLFLLTISIFLGLGQPRNTKGKRKGQGRPGTLAPGPHQVPLDLVSRAKPYARMEEYERNLGEMVAQLRNSSEPARRKCEVNLQLWLSNKRSLSPWGYSINHDPSRIPADLPEARCLCLGCVNPFTMQEDRSMVSVPVFSQVPVRRRLCPLPPRTGPCRQRAVMETIAVGCTCIF, from the exons CTATTCCTTCTCACCATCTCCATCTTCCTGGGGCTGGGCCAGCCCAGGAACACCAAAGGCAAGAGGAAGGGGCAAGGGCGGCCTGGGACCCTGGCCCCTGGGCCTCACCAGGTGCCGCTGGACCTGGTGTCCCGGGCAAAGCCATATGCCCGCATGGAGGAATATGAGAGGAACCTGGGGGAGATGGTGGCCCAGCTGAGGAACAGCTCTGAGCCGGCCAGGAGGAAGTGTGAGGTCAACCTGCAGCTGTGGCTGTCCAACAAGAGGAGCCTGTCGCCCTGGGGCTACAG CATCAACCATGACCCTAGCCGCATTCCTGCAGACCTGCCGGAGGCGCGGTGCCTATGTCTGGGCTGCGTGAACCCCTTCACCATGCAGGAGGACCGCAGCATGGTGAGCGTGCCTGTGTTCAGCCAGGTGCCTGTGCGTCGTCGCCTCTGCCCGCTGCCGCCACGCACCGGGCCCTGCCGCCAGCGCGCAGTCATGGAGACCATCGCCGTGGGCTGCACCTGCATCTTCTGA